The following coding sequences lie in one Zingiber officinale cultivar Zhangliang chromosome 2B, Zo_v1.1, whole genome shotgun sequence genomic window:
- the LOC122049418 gene encoding transcription factor ILI3-like, with translation MSGRGRRITDEEINELISKLQSMLPESRRRNAGRVSASKLLKETCSYIKSLHREVDGLSDRLAGLMDTMDSNSPQAEIVRGLLRS, from the exons ATGTCAGGAAGAGGCAGGAGGATCACCGACGAGGAGATCAACGAGCTCATCTCTAAGCTCCAGTCGATGCTGCCGGAATCCCGGCGCCGGAACGCAGGCAGG GTGTCGGCGTCCAAGTTGCTCAAGGAGACGTGCAGCTACATCAAGAGCTTGCACCGGGAGGTGGACGGCCTCAGCGACCGGCTCGCCGGCCTGATGGACACCATGGACAGCAACAGCCCTCAGGCTGAGATCGTCAGGGGCCT